In Erinaceus europaeus chromosome 10, mEriEur2.1, whole genome shotgun sequence, one DNA window encodes the following:
- the LOC103122502 gene encoding interferon omega-1-like produces the protein MALLLCLLMTLVVLNCGPGGSLGCQLSQSHVLDSMQNMRLLGQMRRLSPLSCLKDRRDFRFPWQQVDGSQLQKVRVMSVQHEMVQQAFHLLLSERASAAWDKTLLDHVRTGLHQQLEHLDSCLVQLGTQEDSAQSYLSASLQMKRYFQRIRLYLKEKKYSACAWEVVRVEIMRSFTLSTTLLARFKEEELGSP, from the coding sequence ATGGCCCTCCTGCTGTGTCTCCTTATGACCCTGGTGGTGCTCAACTGTGGCCCCGGTGGCTCTCTGGGCTGTCAGCTGTCCCAGAGCCATGTCCTGGACAGCATGCAAAACATGAGGCTTCTGGGCCAAATGAGGAGACTCTCCCCTCTTTCCTGCCTGAAGGACAGGAGAGACTTCAGATTCCCCTGGCAGCAGGTGGATGGCAGCCAGTTGCAGAAGGTCCGGGTCATGTCTGTGCAACATGAGATGGTGCAGCAGGCCTTCCACCTCCTCCTGTCAGAGCGCGCCTCTGCTGCCTGGGACAAGACCCTCCTGGACCACGTGCGCACAGGGCTGCACCAGCAGCTGGAACACCTGGACTCCTGCTTGGTGCAGCTGGGGACACAGGAGGACTCTGCCCAGAGCTATTTGAGCGCTTCCCTGCAGATGAAGAGGTACTTCCAGAGAATTCGTCTCTacctgaaagagaagaagtaCAGTGCGTGTGCCTGGGAGGTCGTCAGAGTGGAAATCATGAGATCCTTCACTCTGTCCACAACCTTGCTAGCAAGATTCAAGGAAGAAGAGCTGGGGTCGCCATGA